One Methylobacterium sp. 77 DNA window includes the following coding sequences:
- a CDS encoding FAD-dependent oxidoreductase, producing the protein MSEDGIVIVGAGQAGFQAAVSLREGGYIGAVTMIGNEASLPYQRPPLSKAYLAGKVDATGLFLRAPAFYVDHHIACETSVHAVSIDRAARHVRLSDGRDFSYDHLILATGSRNRPLPVPGADLTGVYQLRSVVDADRIQAALGEAQNITIVGAGFIGLEFASICAARGLSVTVIEAADRPMARAVSEPIGAFFREAHEKAGIRFLFGSGVTAIEGRDGRVDGLRLSDGTTCASDLVLIGIGVVPNQELAVEAGVRVEDGIVVDSVLLTSDPSISAIGDCARFPTRFAAHGAARVESVQNAIDQGRCVAARMTGHAAPYDAVPWFWSDQGGHKLQMVGLPVSSDISVRRPTAGGFAVFRYRGSHLTGIETVDSAAEHMAARRIIARGLSPTPDEAADPAFDLKSLAMGRGGA; encoded by the coding sequence GTGAGCGAGGACGGCATCGTCATCGTCGGAGCCGGTCAGGCCGGTTTTCAGGCGGCGGTCTCCCTTCGAGAGGGGGGCTATATCGGTGCCGTGACGATGATCGGCAACGAGGCGAGCCTTCCCTATCAGCGCCCGCCGCTGTCGAAGGCCTATCTCGCCGGCAAGGTCGATGCGACCGGCCTGTTCCTCCGCGCGCCGGCTTTCTATGTGGACCACCATATCGCTTGCGAGACGTCGGTCCACGCCGTTTCCATCGATCGGGCGGCCCGGCATGTTCGCCTGAGCGATGGCCGCGATTTCTCCTACGATCACCTCATCCTCGCGACGGGATCGCGGAACCGACCCCTGCCGGTGCCCGGCGCGGACCTCACAGGCGTCTATCAGCTCCGTTCGGTCGTGGATGCCGACCGGATCCAGGCGGCGCTCGGGGAGGCGCAGAACATCACGATCGTGGGCGCAGGCTTCATCGGGCTCGAATTCGCCAGCATCTGCGCCGCGCGCGGCCTCTCCGTCACGGTGATCGAGGCCGCCGATCGTCCCATGGCGCGGGCCGTGTCCGAACCGATTGGTGCCTTCTTCCGAGAGGCGCATGAGAAAGCCGGCATCCGCTTCTTGTTCGGCAGCGGCGTCACAGCCATCGAAGGACGGGACGGTCGGGTCGATGGGCTTCGCTTATCCGATGGCACGACATGCGCGTCGGACCTCGTCCTGATCGGCATCGGGGTAGTCCCGAACCAGGAACTCGCAGTCGAGGCGGGTGTCAGGGTCGAGGACGGCATCGTCGTCGATTCCGTGCTGTTGACCTCCGATCCATCCATTTCGGCAATCGGTGATTGTGCCCGGTTTCCCACACGCTTTGCCGCCCATGGTGCGGCGCGGGTGGAATCCGTCCAGAACGCCATCGATCAGGGACGCTGTGTCGCCGCCCGTATGACCGGACACGCCGCGCCCTACGATGCCGTTCCCTGGTTCTGGAGCGATCAGGGCGGTCACAAATTGCAGATGGTGGGATTGCCGGTATCGAGCGATATCTCCGTCCGCCGCCCAACCGCTGGCGGTTTTGCCGTGTTTCGCTATCGCGGATCTCACCTCACCGGGATCGAGACGGTGGATTCGGCGGCCGAGCATATGGCCGCCCGCCGGATCATCGCCCGCGGCCTGTCGCCGACACCGGACGAGGCCGCCGATCCGGCCTTCGACCTGAAGTCCCTCGCGATGGGGCGTGGCGGCGCCTGA
- a CDS encoding LysR family transcriptional regulator — translation MRNLSLKQLQAVAAVARLGTMTRAAQELNVTSAALYARIRQLEEEAGLLLFDRTPTGLKPTDAGREMLWAIDSINTVLETCADRLQTLKGGSGGRVAMGVVSTAKYFTPQIIAGFVSRYPAVEINLSVGNRGGMVESLRNYEIDFAIMGRPPRDFAIEAEMFGAHPLVIIAAPGHHLSGRTDLTRADLVEESFLVREEGSGTRTVFEEFMSGIMIRRAKLGIDSGSNETIKQAVMAGLGIALISGHTVAAEIESGRLTLLDVQGLPIRRDWYVVRRADKVLGPAAAAFWDYTVKEGGRRLPRLALKSAISSITAEFEA, via the coding sequence ATGCGCAACCTCTCGCTCAAGCAACTCCAGGCCGTCGCAGCTGTTGCCCGTCTCGGGACGATGACCCGCGCGGCCCAGGAACTCAACGTCACCTCGGCGGCGCTTTACGCGCGCATCCGCCAATTGGAGGAGGAGGCGGGGCTGCTGCTGTTCGACCGAACGCCGACCGGTCTCAAGCCGACCGATGCCGGGCGAGAGATGCTCTGGGCGATCGACAGCATCAATACGGTGCTCGAAACCTGCGCCGACAGGCTCCAAACCCTCAAGGGCGGCAGCGGCGGCCGGGTCGCCATGGGCGTGGTGTCCACAGCCAAATACTTCACGCCTCAGATCATCGCCGGCTTCGTCAGCCGCTATCCCGCAGTGGAGATCAACCTCTCGGTCGGCAATCGCGGCGGCATGGTCGAGTCCCTGCGCAACTACGAGATCGACTTCGCGATCATGGGGCGTCCCCCTCGCGACTTCGCCATCGAGGCGGAGATGTTCGGCGCGCATCCGCTCGTGATCATCGCGGCTCCCGGCCACCACCTCAGCGGGCGCACCGATCTCACGCGGGCGGATCTGGTCGAGGAGTCTTTCCTGGTGCGCGAGGAAGGGTCCGGCACGCGCACCGTGTTCGAGGAGTTCATGTCGGGCATCATGATCCGGCGCGCCAAGCTCGGCATCGATTCCGGTTCGAACGAAACGATCAAGCAGGCGGTGATGGCCGGGCTCGGCATCGCCCTGATCTCCGGCCACACGGTGGCGGCCGAAATCGAAAGCGGGCGCCTGACCCTTCTCGACGTGCAGGGGCTGCCGATCCGCCGCGACTGGTACGTGGTCCGCCGCGCCGACAAGGTCCTCGGACCGGCTGCGGCGGCGTTCTGGGACTACACGGTGAAGGAGGGCGGACGCAGGCTGCCCCGCCTGGCCCTGAAATCGGCGATCAGCTCGATCACTGCGGAGTTCGAGGCGTGA
- a CDS encoding class 1 fructose-bisphosphatase: MSMGSLEIGSRLDACLAQAVAADPALADVAAVIAACAEAAVDVSEVIGRGALGGGDLAAQGEQNSDGDVQKALDVLAHERFTEALRGAPVAEVASEEAEGVMLLNAGAPLAVAIDPLDGSSNIGVNMAVGSIFGIRPVGATPENPLGSFTSPGTAQLAAGFVTYGPATSLVITLGFGTQIYTLDRAERVFRLTSPRVEVVATAKEYAINASNARHWDTPVKAYIEDCLAGSDGPLDKDFNMRWLGSLVADAQRVLMRGGVFLYPGDNRKGYAQGRLRLLYEAAPIAMLMEQAGAAATDGAARILDISATGIHERVPLVFGSTEEVASVAKYYGGRNPAAGRSPLFGQRGLMRG, translated from the coding sequence ATGTCGATGGGGTCGCTGGAGATCGGGTCTCGCCTCGATGCATGCCTCGCACAGGCCGTAGCCGCCGATCCGGCCTTGGCCGATGTGGCCGCCGTCATCGCGGCCTGTGCCGAAGCGGCGGTCGATGTGAGCGAGGTCATCGGGCGTGGCGCCCTCGGCGGCGGCGATCTGGCCGCCCAGGGCGAACAGAACAGCGACGGCGACGTCCAGAAGGCCCTCGACGTATTGGCGCATGAACGCTTCACCGAGGCGCTGCGTGGCGCTCCGGTGGCGGAGGTCGCCTCCGAGGAGGCCGAGGGCGTCATGCTCCTCAATGCGGGCGCTCCGCTGGCCGTCGCCATCGATCCGCTCGACGGTTCGTCCAACATCGGCGTGAATATGGCGGTGGGCTCGATCTTCGGCATCCGCCCCGTCGGCGCGACACCCGAGAATCCGCTCGGTTCGTTCACGAGCCCGGGCACGGCGCAACTCGCTGCCGGTTTCGTCACCTACGGACCCGCGACCTCCCTGGTGATCACCCTGGGCTTCGGCACGCAGATCTACACGCTCGACAGGGCCGAGCGCGTCTTCCGCCTTACCAGCCCTCGAGTCGAGGTGGTGGCCACGGCCAAGGAATACGCCATCAACGCGTCCAATGCCCGACACTGGGACACGCCCGTGAAGGCCTATATCGAGGATTGCCTCGCCGGTTCGGATGGTCCGCTGGACAAGGACTTCAACATGCGCTGGCTCGGTTCGCTGGTGGCCGACGCACAGCGGGTCCTCATGCGCGGCGGCGTGTTCCTGTATCCCGGCGATAATCGGAAAGGCTACGCGCAAGGGCGGCTGCGGCTGCTCTACGAGGCTGCGCCCATCGCGATGTTGATGGAGCAGGCCGGTGCCGCCGCCACCGACGGCGCCGCCCGCATCCTCGATATCAGCGCCACGGGCATTCACGAGCGCGTGCCCCTCGTCTTCGGATCGACCGAAGAGGTGGCCAGCGTCGCCAAATATTACGGCGGCCGCAATCCCGCCGCCGGCCGCTCGCCCCTGTTCGGCCAGCGCGGCCTGATGCGCGGCTGA
- a CDS encoding phosphoribulokinase — MSARHPIISVTGSSGAGTTSVRNTFEQIFRREDVSAVYIEGDAFHALDRNAMRMAMAEEPTLSHFAPRANLLPELEEVFRTYGESGVGRTRHYVHDAADAQAYAAEPGTFTAWEDFPPGSDLLFYEGLHGCVVDDNVDMARYADLKIGVVPVINLEWIQKLHRDRSFRGYSTEAVTDVILRRMPDYVQTICPQFTWTDINFQRVPTVDTSNPFIARWIPTADESMVVIRFKDPKGIDFSYLISMIQGSFMSRANSIVIPGGKLDIAMQLILTPIIMQLVERKRRLA, encoded by the coding sequence ATGTCGGCGCGTCACCCCATCATCTCGGTTACCGGCTCGTCCGGTGCCGGCACGACGTCCGTGCGCAACACGTTCGAGCAGATCTTCCGCCGCGAAGATGTGAGCGCGGTCTATATCGAGGGCGACGCGTTTCACGCCCTCGATCGCAATGCCATGCGCATGGCGATGGCGGAGGAGCCGACGCTCAGCCATTTCGCACCCCGCGCCAACCTCCTGCCCGAACTGGAGGAGGTGTTCCGCACCTATGGCGAATCCGGTGTCGGGCGGACGCGGCACTACGTCCACGATGCCGCCGATGCGCAGGCTTATGCGGCCGAGCCGGGCACCTTCACCGCCTGGGAGGACTTCCCGCCGGGCTCGGACCTGTTGTTCTACGAGGGCCTTCACGGCTGCGTCGTCGACGACAATGTCGACATGGCCCGCTATGCCGACCTCAAGATCGGCGTCGTGCCGGTGATCAACCTCGAATGGATCCAGAAGCTGCACCGGGACCGGTCGTTTCGCGGTTATTCCACCGAGGCCGTCACCGACGTGATCCTGCGGCGGATGCCGGATTACGTGCAGACGATCTGCCCGCAATTCACCTGGACCGATATCAACTTCCAGCGCGTGCCCACGGTGGACACCTCCAACCCCTTCATTGCCCGCTGGATTCCCACCGCCGACGAATCGATGGTGGTGATCCGCTTCAAGGACCCGAAGGGCATCGATTTCTCCTACCTGATCTCGATGATCCAGGGCTCCTTCATGAGCCGCGCGAACTCCATCGTGATTCCCGGCGGCAAGCTCGATATCGCGATGCAGCTCATCCTGACGCCGATCATCATGCAGCTGGTGGAGCGCAAGCGCCGGCTCGCGTGA
- the rpe gene encoding ribulose-phosphate 3-epimerase, with protein sequence MTGPIISPSILSADFANLGAEVRAISEAGADWIHLDVMDGHFVPNITFGPDVVKALRPHSAKVFDVHLMIAPADPYLAAFAEAGADAISVHVEAGPHIHRSLQTILNLGKRAGIALNPGTPASAIEPLIDMVDLVLVMTVNPGFGGQSFIPSTLETIARIKAMSAGRDIDIEVDGGITPENVGLAAAAGANAFVAGSAVFKGGPSGYAERIAAIRAGAGGTVAC encoded by the coding sequence ATGACCGGCCCCATCATCTCCCCGTCGATCCTCTCGGCCGATTTCGCCAATCTGGGCGCTGAGGTGCGCGCGATATCCGAGGCGGGGGCGGACTGGATCCATCTCGACGTGATGGACGGGCATTTCGTCCCCAACATCACTTTCGGTCCCGACGTGGTGAAGGCCCTGCGGCCGCACAGCGCCAAGGTGTTCGACGTGCACCTGATGATCGCGCCCGCCGACCCCTATCTCGCGGCCTTCGCCGAGGCGGGGGCGGATGCGATCTCGGTTCATGTGGAGGCCGGCCCGCATATTCACCGCTCGCTCCAGACCATCCTGAACCTCGGCAAGCGCGCCGGCATCGCCCTCAACCCCGGCACGCCGGCCAGCGCCATCGAGCCGTTGATCGACATGGTCGATCTCGTCCTGGTGATGACGGTGAATCCCGGCTTCGGCGGCCAGAGCTTCATCCCCTCGACGCTGGAGACCATCGCCCGGATCAAGGCGATGAGTGCCGGCCGCGACATCGACATCGAGGTGGATGGCGGCATCACGCCCGAGAATGTGGGCTTGGCCGCCGCCGCCGGAGCCAACGCATTCGTGGCGGGGAGCGCCGTGTTCAAGGGTGGACCGTCCGGATATGCCGAGCGCATCGCCGCGATCCGAGCGGGCGCCGGCGGCACCGTCGCATGCTGA
- a CDS encoding HAD-IA family hydrolase codes for MLKALIFDVDGTLAETEDLHRQGFNRAFAEMGLNWHWSPELYADLLTVMGGKERLAHYVRTEHGEPDAERRAQMGEIHDRKTRIYGDLVTQGALELRPGIARLIAEARSSGLRLAVASTTSRPNVDTLIAVNFPDGSPFDVIACGDEAERKKPHPDVFLLALARLGVSPSEAVAFEDSAAGIRSALDAGLPVIATRSRYTGGQSLDGAFSALSDLGEPGAPHGHLAGLTWPGGLVTVAALTAWHDRMTG; via the coding sequence ATGCTGAAGGCGCTGATCTTCGACGTCGACGGGACGCTGGCCGAGACCGAGGACCTGCACCGGCAGGGGTTCAACCGCGCCTTCGCCGAGATGGGGCTCAACTGGCACTGGTCGCCGGAGCTTTACGCCGATCTCCTCACCGTGATGGGCGGCAAGGAGCGGCTCGCGCATTACGTGCGGACCGAGCATGGCGAGCCGGATGCGGAGCGGCGCGCGCAGATGGGCGAGATCCACGACCGCAAGACCCGAATCTACGGCGATCTCGTCACGCAGGGGGCGCTCGAACTCAGGCCCGGCATCGCCCGTCTCATCGCGGAGGCCAGGAGTTCCGGTCTGCGTCTCGCGGTGGCCAGCACCACCAGCCGGCCCAACGTCGATACCCTCATCGCCGTCAACTTCCCCGATGGCAGCCCGTTCGACGTCATCGCCTGCGGTGACGAGGCCGAGCGCAAGAAGCCGCATCCGGACGTGTTCCTCCTCGCTCTGGCGCGCCTCGGCGTGAGCCCGAGCGAGGCCGTCGCGTTCGAGGATTCGGCCGCCGGCATCCGCTCGGCGCTCGATGCCGGATTGCCCGTCATCGCGACGCGCAGCCGCTATACCGGCGGCCAGAGCCTGGACGGCGCATTCTCGGCTTTGTCCGATCTCGGCGAGCCGGGAGCGCCGCACGGCCATCTCGCCGGGCTGACATGGCCGGGCGGTCTCGTCACCGTGGCGGCGCTGACGGCCTGGCACGACCGGATGACGGGCTGA